In Alteromonas sp. RKMC-009, the genomic stretch GGCTCATCAAAAGTGCGGATGATCTCAATCACTTCATCGATATTTAAGAAGGCAATCATTAAACCTTCTAAAATATGCAAACGCGCCAGCACTTTATCCAGGCGGTACTGAAGACGGCGGGTTACGGTGTCTTTACGGTAAACCAGCCATTCCGCCAGAATAGTGCGCAAATCTTTCACCTGAGGACGGCCATCAAGACCAATCATATTCAGGTTTACGCGGTAACTTTTCTCTAAATCTGTAGTCGCGAACAAATGCTGCATAAGTTGTTCACTGTCCACACGGTTAGAACGCGGCGTGATAACAAGACGGGTTGGATTTTCGTGATCAGATTCGTCACGTAAATCACTTACCATAGGCAGCTTTTTCGCCTGCATTTGCGCAGCAATTTGCTCTAACACTTTGCCGCCGGAGGCCTGATGAGGCAGTGCGGTAATAACGATGTCGCCACTTTCTTCAGTGTACACAGCGCGCATTTTTATTGAACCACGTCCGGTTTCGTAAATTTTCCGGATGTCAGCCCGCGGGGTAATAATTTCTGCATCGGTCGGGAAATCCGGTCCCTGTACATGCTCCAGTACGTCAGCTAATTCGGCTTTGCTGTCATCCAGCAGCATGGCACAGGCATTGGCGACTTCACGCACGTTGTGAGGAGGAATGTCTGTGGCCATCCCTACCGCAATTCCTGTCACGCCATTTAGCAAAATATGCGGCAAACGGGCGGGTAAAACTTTAGGCTCTTTCAGCGTACCGTCAAAGTTAGGCATCCAGTCTACGGTGCCCTGCCCCAGCTCGTTCAGCAGCACTTCACTGAAACGGGATAAACGGGCTTCTGTATAACGCATGGCAGCAAAGGATTTAGGGTCATCCGGCGCCCCCCAGTTTCCTTGTCCGTCTACCAGTGGATAGCGGTATGAAAACGGCTGGGCCATCAATACCATGGCTTCGTAACAGGCAGAATCACCGTGAGGGTGGAATTTACCTAATACGTCACCCACGGTTCTGGCCGACTTCTTATATTTTGCCGTTGCACTTAAACCAAGATCAGACATCGCATATATGATGCGGCGTTGAACGGGCTTTAAGCCATCTGCGATATGAGGTAATGCCCGGTCCATGATTACGTACATGGAGTAATTTAAATAGGCATCTTCGGTAAACCGGCGTAGAGGAAGTTGCTCAACCCCATCCCGGTTGATAATGATTTCGTCGCTCATGCGTTATTTTCGTTATGATGTGGTTCACTGCTTTTTAGCCATTGTGAGCCAATCCCCGCCGATACGCAATAAGCTGGCAAACCGGGCGGTAATTTCATTATTGGAACAAAATGTTAAACCCGCCTGTTCAGCCTTGCCTGCGGAACACCGCCCGCTCTACACTCCCTTCACTCAGTGACGACTTATTAACGTGGACAGGGATGAAGCCTGAAGCAATTATTCTATGCCTTGCTGTTTCTTTGATGACAGCTTGTGCCGGTGTCAGAAGCGTATCAGAAACACAGTCTGTGCATGGTAAGGCAGCCCCGAAACCACTTTACCGTGACCCCGTTTATGACGGCGCCGCCGATCCCACAGTTATGTGGAATCCTCAAACTTCCAGCTGGTTCATGTTCTACACAAACCGGCGCGCCAATATGCCAGACCCCGAAGGTGTTGAATGGGTTCATGGAACGCCCATCAGTATCGCAGAATCAACGGATGGTGGTGTGACATGGCGCTATAAGCGCAATGCTGTTATCAACTATCCCCACTCCGGTGATAACAGTATTACCTACTGGGCACCGGATGTGTTTTTTCATGAAGAAACCTGGCACATGTATCTCACCATTGTGCCCGGCGTATTTACAGACTGGGCTCATCCCCGCACCATCGCGCATTTCACCAGTACTGACATGCTGTCATGGCATTATGAGTCAACATTGAAGCTGGCCAATGAGAAAGTCATTGATGCCGATGTCATCGCCCTGCCGGATGGTGGCTGGCGCATGTTTTACAACAATGAGCCTGACGGGAAGTCTGTATACTATGCTGACAGCGACGATTTGTATCACTGGCAGGACAAAGGCAAAGCTCAGCTGGCCAGTCGCGGGGAAGGTCCGGTTGCTTTTAAGTGGCAAGGTTACTGGTGGCTGATTGTTGACGCATGGCGAGGGCTGGCGGTTTACCGCTCGAATGATTTAACCCGCTGGGAACAACAAACCGGCTATTTACTGGCGGACCCCGGAACAGGAAAAGACGACGGTATTAACGGCGGCCATCCCGACGTAGTGGTTGAAAATGACCGCGCCTGGCTTTTCTATTTCACCCATGGCGGCAGAGTGGGAGAGAATGCAGGGAAAGAAAATGCAGAGTCCAGACGCAGTGTCATTCAGGTCACTGAGTTGCAGTTTGAAGGTAACTGGCTGACTACTGACAGGAATGCGCCTGCGCTTATATCCTTACCGGCAAAATAATTTTTGAACCCGCCGGTTCAAATGTGAAATTATTTTTACATACCTGTTTACGCATTGTGAATCCTTGTGATTGAATTTGACTGTACTTTTCAGGATGAATCACAGTGAAACTAACCAATCCATTTACAGGAATGCTTGCCGGCCGCACCGCTCTTTTTGCAAGCATCATTACCTTCACGGCCTTTTTCCTGGCAAGCTGTGCCAAATCCCCTCTTCTCCAATCCGAACCTGACTATACCGCTTACCTGTTTGCGTCGTTCAGAGGCAACGGCGAAGACGGCTTGCATCTGGCATACAGCAGAGACGGTTTAAACTGGAGAGCGTTGAATAAGGACAAGGCCGTGTTGACGCCAAACATCGGCACGAAACTGATGCGGGATCCCACCTTAATAAGAGGACCGGAATCTTTTCACATGGTGTGGACTACCGGCTGGGAAGACAAAGGTATTGGTATAGCTCACAGTGATGATTTGGTCACCTGGAGCGAACAGCAGTTTGTCCCTGTGATGTCATCCTATCCAGCCGCTAAAAATGCCTGGGCGCCGGAAATTTATTATGACGAAACTGAGCAGGAGTTTGTCATCTTCTGGGCATCTACCCTGGCCGGAAAATATCCTCAAACAGAGGCTCAGGCAGACAAAGGCTGGGATCATCGCATCTATGCAACACGCACGAAAGATTTCACCGGATTTACCCCGACCAAGCTTTTCTATCAGCCCGACTTCAATGTCATTGATGCCAACATTACGGCGCTGGATTCAGGATACGTGATGCTGGTAAAAGACGAGACCCGTTATCCTGCCGCCAAACGCTTACATACAGCATTCAGTGACAATATCAATGGGCCATGGAGGTTAACTGAATCGTCTTTTTCTCCGGATAAGTTATGGGTAGAAGGCCCGACGACGCTTAAGGTAAAAGACGGCTTTCTGGTGTATTACGATGCCTACATGACACACCGGTTTGGTGCTATGTTCACCAAAGACTTTATTCACTTTGAAGACAGAACACCTCTGCTGAATCTGCCCGCCGGCACCCGTCATGGCAGTGCTATTCCCATTACTGAAGAAGAACTGCAGACACTGCTTAACGCCTATGGTGATGACACAACGCACTGGTCAGCAGATCCACTGAAATCAGTGTGCAGTGGTGTACCGTTAACCTGCAAACTGGGGGGCGGCACAGGCAATTACCAGGTCGCAGTTACCGGCACCCTGTCGTCAGATATCTACGCAGAGAGCCGCAGAAAAATGTTCACTCCGGCGGTCGCCAGCGATATGTCTGCTAACCCCGGGTCCTCCACTGCTTACTTCGCGGTTAATGTGCGCGACCCGGAAGGCCAGCCCATTCAGGATGTCAGCGAGCCGTCAACGGATGGACTGAACCTTACCTTTATGCAGCCCCTTCATACCATCAGCAGTATTGAAGTTACACCAATGAGGAACGGTCGCTCTTTGTTTATCATCGGTGATTCAACGGTGTGCGATCAAACGCCGCAATGGTCAAAGGCCAGCGAAGATCGCTATACCGGTTGGGGGCAGTTGCTGCCAGCCTGGTTTGCGCCGTCAATGACTGTCATTAACTATGCAGACAGCGGAGAAGGCACAGAAGCATTCGCAGTGCCCGATGGTGTGCTCTGGCAGAAAATGGCGGGACAAATCCAGCCTGATGACTGGGTATTAATCCAACTCGGGCACAACGATAAGAAAACCCCAAAGTCCGTTTACGTGTCACGATTGACTGGGTTACTTGAAACCATTCAGGGTAAGGGAGCACATCCTGTTGTGATTTCCCCCATGATCCGCAATCACAATATTCCTCTCACGCAACAGCACATATACGGCGATCTGGTTTTGCGGGACGTGCTGCCTGAAATCACCGCCTCCGCAAATGTCCCCTACATTGATTTAATGTCGATCTCCCATGACTGGGCCACCCGGTTGGGACAGGCTGAAGTACAAACCTATTTTGTGGATGACGATCAGACTCATTCAAACGAGCACGGCGCAGGGATATTCGCGCAATTTATAGTGGATGAAATCAGCCGTCAGCAATCAGACCTGGCCAGTTACCTACGTGTATCGCAACATGACAAAGCAGAGAAATAATATGCCTTATCTACCACGCTTCTTACGCCCCGTTTTCGCGTTCTTCGTTACCAGTGTTTGTGCGGTGTTTTCCCTTACCGCACTGGCAGATGATGAAAAGCATCTGGCACCAGCCACCATTTTTATCGCCGGCGATTCCACTGCGGCCACTTATAACAATGCTGATCACCAGGGCTGGGGAGCGGTTTTTCAACAATACTTCGACGACAAACAAGTCACCGTTGATAACCGTGCCAAAGGAGGCCGCAGCACGCGAACCTTTATTGCTGAAGGCTGGTGGGACAAATTACTTAACGATGTGAAGCCGGGTGATATCGTGCTTATCCAGTTCGGTCACAATGATGCCAGCCCCGTCAATGACGACTCCCGGGCCAGAGGGACATTAAAGTCTCTGACTGAAGAATATCGCGACATACACAATTTACTGACCGGCAAAGACGAGCGGGTATTTTCTTTCGGCCACTATATTCGCCAGATGGTGGCAGATGTCCGCCAGAAAAAGGCCACCCCTGTTTTACTGTCGCTGACCGCCAGAAACATCTGGCATGGCGATCGTATCGAACGGGGCTCCGGTGAGTATGGTGGCTGGATGCACAGTCTGGCCATGGAACTGCATACACCATTTATTGATGTAACCAATGCCGCGGCTGATCAATTAGAAGCACTGGGCAAGGAAGAAACCGCTGCGCTATATCCTAAGGATCATACTCACTTTCATACGCAGGGGGCAAAGCTTCACGCTGAAGTCGTTGTCGCTGCCCTAAAAGGCATGCGCCCGTCTCTTTCACCGGCACTGTATTCAGAAGCCGGTAATGCGGTTACTGCGAACAACTGGACATTCGTTAATTTACCCGTGGTGCAAAATCAGGGACTGCGCAGTGTGTTTATGGTGGGCGATTCTACTGTCAGAAACGGTCGTGGGGATGGTGCCGGCGGTCAGTGGGGTTGGGGGGATTTTATTGCCGCCGCGTTACCTGATGCCAATGTGAACTTTGTTAACCGCGCCGTG encodes the following:
- the parC gene encoding DNA topoisomerase IV subunit A, whose amino-acid sequence is MSDEIIINRDGVEQLPLRRFTEDAYLNYSMYVIMDRALPHIADGLKPVQRRIIYAMSDLGLSATAKYKKSARTVGDVLGKFHPHGDSACYEAMVLMAQPFSYRYPLVDGQGNWGAPDDPKSFAAMRYTEARLSRFSEVLLNELGQGTVDWMPNFDGTLKEPKVLPARLPHILLNGVTGIAVGMATDIPPHNVREVANACAMLLDDSKAELADVLEHVQGPDFPTDAEIITPRADIRKIYETGRGSIKMRAVYTEESGDIVITALPHQASGGKVLEQIAAQMQAKKLPMVSDLRDESDHENPTRLVITPRSNRVDSEQLMQHLFATTDLEKSYRVNLNMIGLDGRPQVKDLRTILAEWLVYRKDTVTRRLQYRLDKVLARLHILEGLMIAFLNIDEVIEIIRTFDEPKAELMRRFSLSDKQAEAILELKLRHLAKLEEMKIKGEQDELEEERKKLETLLGSDRRLKTLIKKEILADAEKYGDDRRSPLVERGEAKALSEKELIPSEAVTVVLSEKGWARCAKGHDVDAEGLSYKAGDGFLASAKGRSNQPAVFLDTSGRAFSCDAHGLPSARSQGEPLTGRFSVVGGEQFTDVLMGDDEQRYLIASDAGYGFVGKFADMISKNKAGKAFLSLPSAAKVITPQRVNDIESDWCLAISNEGRMLLFPLRDLPSLAKGKGNKIINIPSAKAQTREEFVCCLAVVPDGASVKVVAGKRSMTLSPADLEHYQGERGRRGNKLPRGLQRVDDLIVELPKAAAPETDSEGNDDA
- a CDS encoding family 43 glycosylhydrolase: MKPEAIILCLAVSLMTACAGVRSVSETQSVHGKAAPKPLYRDPVYDGAADPTVMWNPQTSSWFMFYTNRRANMPDPEGVEWVHGTPISIAESTDGGVTWRYKRNAVINYPHSGDNSITYWAPDVFFHEETWHMYLTIVPGVFTDWAHPRTIAHFTSTDMLSWHYESTLKLANEKVIDADVIALPDGGWRMFYNNEPDGKSVYYADSDDLYHWQDKGKAQLASRGEGPVAFKWQGYWWLIVDAWRGLAVYRSNDLTRWEQQTGYLLADPGTGKDDGINGGHPDVVVENDRAWLFYFTHGGRVGENAGKENAESRRSVIQVTELQFEGNWLTTDRNAPALISLPAK
- a CDS encoding GDSL-type esterase/lipase family protein, with protein sequence MKLTNPFTGMLAGRTALFASIITFTAFFLASCAKSPLLQSEPDYTAYLFASFRGNGEDGLHLAYSRDGLNWRALNKDKAVLTPNIGTKLMRDPTLIRGPESFHMVWTTGWEDKGIGIAHSDDLVTWSEQQFVPVMSSYPAAKNAWAPEIYYDETEQEFVIFWASTLAGKYPQTEAQADKGWDHRIYATRTKDFTGFTPTKLFYQPDFNVIDANITALDSGYVMLVKDETRYPAAKRLHTAFSDNINGPWRLTESSFSPDKLWVEGPTTLKVKDGFLVYYDAYMTHRFGAMFTKDFIHFEDRTPLLNLPAGTRHGSAIPITEEELQTLLNAYGDDTTHWSADPLKSVCSGVPLTCKLGGGTGNYQVAVTGTLSSDIYAESRRKMFTPAVASDMSANPGSSTAYFAVNVRDPEGQPIQDVSEPSTDGLNLTFMQPLHTISSIEVTPMRNGRSLFIIGDSTVCDQTPQWSKASEDRYTGWGQLLPAWFAPSMTVINYADSGEGTEAFAVPDGVLWQKMAGQIQPDDWVLIQLGHNDKKTPKSVYVSRLTGLLETIQGKGAHPVVISPMIRNHNIPLTQQHIYGDLVLRDVLPEITASANVPYIDLMSISHDWATRLGQAEVQTYFVDDDQTHSNEHGAGIFAQFIVDEISRQQSDLASYLRVSQHDKAEK
- a CDS encoding rhamnogalacturonan acetylesterase, with amino-acid sequence MPYLPRFLRPVFAFFVTSVCAVFSLTALADDEKHLAPATIFIAGDSTAATYNNADHQGWGAVFQQYFDDKQVTVDNRAKGGRSTRTFIAEGWWDKLLNDVKPGDIVLIQFGHNDASPVNDDSRARGTLKSLTEEYRDIHNLLTGKDERVFSFGHYIRQMVADVRQKKATPVLLSLTARNIWHGDRIERGSGEYGGWMHSLAMELHTPFIDVTNAAADQLEALGKEETAALYPKDHTHFHTQGAKLHAEVVVAALKGMRPSLSPALYSEAGNAVTANNWTFVNLPVVQNQGLRSVFMVGDSTVRNGRGDGAGGQWGWGDFIAAALPDANVNFVNRAVGGLSSRTFVTGGHWQRALNMMKRGDIVLLQFGHNDAGALNDDSRARGTIKGTGMEQKRIENMLTGEPEVVHTYGWYLRKMIGEAKAQGIIPVICSPVPRKKWEDNDFRIARARDSYPQWAEAVARAGNTPFIDLHELVASAYDGKPHELIDSYFGDAHTHTSKEGAEITAAIVAERLKPMLGL